The following are from one region of the Staphylococcus schleiferi genome:
- the rnhC gene encoding ribonuclease HIII: MSNIVVKLSSADIEQLLAQLKPEMQNLPTGMQARAKYKGVTISIYHSKKVMFQGQNAEAIAKQLLGSKANPSSTPSQKQSKSTTSISYNNMSCIGSDEAGSGDYFGPLTVCACFVSKQNIPILKELGVDDSKKLTDAKITELAEQLVTFLPHSLLVLDNPKYNERQSLGWSQVKMKAVLHNECIKNVLEKIDNTTLDYIVIDQFAQPAVYQRYASGNVPELDKTQFETKGESKSLAIAAASIISRYAFVKHMDLLSDKYRMPILKGASHKVDLTAAKIIEKHGIQTLDQISKKHFSNRNKALKLVDAKYNA, from the coding sequence ATGTCAAATATTGTTGTAAAACTGAGTTCAGCTGACATCGAGCAACTTTTAGCTCAACTGAAACCAGAAATGCAAAACCTTCCTACAGGGATGCAAGCACGCGCGAAGTATAAAGGTGTTACGATTAGTATTTATCATTCAAAAAAAGTAATGTTTCAAGGGCAAAACGCTGAAGCAATCGCTAAGCAACTTCTTGGGTCGAAAGCAAATCCTTCCTCAACTCCATCACAAAAGCAATCAAAGTCAACGACCTCGATTTCATATAACAATATGAGCTGTATAGGGAGCGACGAAGCTGGGAGTGGCGACTATTTTGGTCCACTTACGGTATGTGCGTGTTTCGTTTCAAAACAAAATATCCCCATTCTTAAAGAATTAGGGGTGGACGATTCAAAAAAATTAACGGATGCTAAAATTACGGAATTAGCAGAGCAACTTGTCACTTTTTTACCTCACTCACTCCTTGTACTCGATAACCCTAAGTACAATGAACGCCAAAGTTTGGGCTGGTCACAAGTTAAAATGAAAGCCGTCTTACATAACGAATGCATTAAAAATGTATTAGAGAAAATCGATAACACAACGCTCGATTATATTGTGATTGACCAATTCGCTCAACCTGCTGTTTATCAAAGATATGCATCAGGCAACGTCCCTGAATTGGACAAAACACAATTTGAAACGAAAGGTGAATCAAAATCACTAGCCATTGCGGCAGCAAGTATCATTTCACGCTACGCTTTTGTTAAACATATGGACTTATTATCAGATAAGTATCGTATGCCTATATTAAAAGGTGCGAGCCATAAAGTAGATCTCACCGCAGCAAAAATAATAGAGAAGCACGGTATTCAAACGTTAGATCAAATAAGTAAAAAACATTTTAGCAACCGTAATAAAGCACTTAAACTCGTGGATGCAAAATACAACGCTTGA
- a CDS encoding succinate dehydrogenase cytochrome b558 subunit has translation MAQSKNQFYLRRLHSLLGVIPLGAFLLVHLMVNHQATQGVEAFNKAAHFMESLPFLYALEIIMIYIPILYHAVYGVHIAFTASQNIGHYSYMRNWLFLLQRASGLLTFVFIMIHLWQTRIQKFFGQEVNFDMVHQIVSNPAWLIFYIVCIIAVVFHFSNGLWSFLVTWGFLQSPKSQRVFTWISLIVFVIVSYIGVSAILAFV, from the coding sequence TTGGCACAATCGAAGAATCAATTCTACCTTCGACGTTTACATTCTTTACTTGGTGTGATTCCATTAGGGGCGTTTTTACTTGTTCATTTAATGGTAAACCATCAAGCAACACAAGGGGTAGAAGCATTTAACAAAGCGGCACATTTTATGGAGTCGTTACCATTTCTATATGCCTTAGAGATTATCATGATTTATATTCCAATTTTATATCATGCGGTCTATGGGGTACATATAGCGTTTACAGCGAGTCAAAATATCGGGCATTACTCGTATATGCGAAACTGGTTATTCTTACTTCAACGTGCATCTGGATTATTAACATTTGTGTTTATTATGATTCACTTATGGCAAACACGTATTCAAAAATTCTTCGGGCAAGAAGTCAATTTTGATATGGTTCATCAAATTGTTTCTAATCCAGCTTGGCTCATTTTCTATATCGTATGTATTATTGCGGTAGTATTCCATTTTTCGAATGGTCTTTGGTCATTCTTAGTAACATGGGGTTTCTTACAATCACCAAAATCACAACGCGTATTTACTTGGATTTCACTAATCGTGTTCGTGATTGTTTCTTATATCGGTGTTAGCGCAATTTTAGCTTTCGTATAA
- the uvrC gene encoding excinuclease ABC subunit UvrC, giving the protein MEDTKQHIRQKLSVLPMEPGCYLMKDRQDQVIYVGKAKKLRNRVRSYFTGAHDTKTTRLVREIVDFEYIVTSSETESLLLELNLIKKYQPRYNVLLKDDKSYPFIKITKERHPKLIVTRTVRKGSGKYFGPYPNAYSAHETKKLLDRIYPFRKCDKMPDRLCLYYHIGQCLGPCVYPVDQSEYERMTREITEFLNGEDKTILRNLEEKMQKASENLEFEQAKEYRDLIQHIHNLTKKQKIMSADQTVRDVFGYSVNKGWMCIQVFFIRQGNLIEREATMFPLQQTPEEEFYTFIGQFYQLNQHFLPREVHVPSNLDTTMIGSVVDTKILSPQRGQKKQLVDMANKNAHIALDNKFELIARDESRTVKAIEQLGDAMGIQTPIRIEAFDNSNIQGVDPVSAMVSFIDGKPDKKGYRKYKIKSVEGPDDYKSMQEAVRRRYTRVLNEGLPLPDLIIVDGGKGHMSSVASVLENELGLDIPIAGLAKNDKHQTSELLYGETAQVIPLKKNSQAFYLLQRIQDEVHRFAITFHRQTRQKTGMQSVLDQVEGIGPKRKTKLLRTFGSIKKMREASVDQLQEAGLPKNTATLLYETLNEQNE; this is encoded by the coding sequence ATGGAGGATACAAAGCAGCATATTAGGCAAAAATTATCTGTGTTGCCTATGGAGCCGGGTTGTTACTTGATGAAAGATCGGCAAGACCAAGTGATTTATGTAGGGAAAGCGAAGAAATTAAGAAATCGTGTCCGTTCTTACTTTACAGGTGCACACGATACGAAAACAACGCGACTTGTGAGAGAAATAGTTGATTTCGAATATATTGTCACATCGAGCGAGACAGAGTCGTTGTTGTTGGAACTAAATTTAATTAAAAAGTATCAACCTCGTTATAACGTATTATTAAAAGATGATAAAAGTTATCCGTTTATTAAAATAACAAAAGAGCGGCACCCTAAACTGATCGTAACGCGAACAGTTCGTAAAGGAAGCGGAAAATATTTTGGACCTTATCCTAATGCTTATTCTGCACATGAAACGAAAAAATTATTAGATCGTATCTATCCATTTCGTAAATGTGATAAAATGCCAGATCGTTTATGCCTCTATTATCACATTGGGCAATGTTTAGGACCTTGTGTGTATCCAGTAGACCAATCAGAATATGAAAGAATGACAAGGGAAATTACCGAATTTTTAAACGGGGAAGATAAAACGATTTTAAGAAATCTAGAAGAAAAAATGCAAAAAGCGAGTGAAAATCTAGAGTTTGAACAAGCGAAAGAATATCGTGATTTAATTCAACACATTCATAATTTAACGAAAAAGCAAAAAATTATGTCAGCTGATCAAACAGTTAGAGACGTCTTCGGTTATAGTGTGAATAAAGGATGGATGTGTATCCAAGTCTTTTTCATTAGACAAGGTAATCTGATTGAAAGAGAAGCAACGATGTTTCCTTTGCAACAAACCCCTGAAGAAGAATTCTATACGTTTATTGGTCAGTTCTATCAATTAAATCAACATTTCTTACCTAGAGAAGTTCATGTTCCTTCAAATCTTGATACGACTATGATTGGCTCAGTGGTAGATACGAAAATCCTTTCACCTCAGCGTGGTCAAAAAAAGCAACTTGTTGATATGGCAAATAAAAATGCACATATTGCATTAGACAATAAATTTGAACTCATTGCTAGAGATGAATCTCGAACAGTCAAAGCAATCGAACAATTGGGTGATGCGATGGGAATTCAAACACCTATTCGTATTGAGGCTTTTGATAATTCGAACATACAAGGGGTGGATCCTGTTTCTGCAATGGTCAGTTTTATCGATGGAAAGCCAGATAAAAAAGGATATCGTAAATACAAAATAAAATCTGTCGAAGGTCCTGACGACTACAAATCTATGCAAGAAGCAGTGCGTCGTCGCTATACACGTGTGTTAAATGAAGGTTTGCCTCTTCCAGACTTGATTATTGTTGATGGTGGGAAAGGTCACATGTCAAGTGTCGCAAGTGTATTAGAAAATGAGTTGGGCTTAGACATTCCAATTGCGGGGCTCGCTAAAAATGACAAGCACCAAACTTCAGAATTATTGTATGGAGAGACTGCGCAGGTTATTCCGTTGAAGAAAAATAGCCAAGCTTTCTATTTATTACAACGTATTCAAGATGAAGTGCATCGTTTTGCGATTACTTTCCATCGTCAAACGAGACAAAAAACAGGAATGCAATCAGTGTTAGATCAAGTGGAAGGTATTGGTCCAAAACGCAAAACAAAATTATTAAGAACATTTGGTTCGATTAAAAAAATGCGTGAAGCAAGTGTGGATCAACTTCAAGAAGCAGGACTGCCTAAAAATACTGCAACTTTACTCTATGAAACACTAAATGAACAAAATGAATGA
- the sdhA gene encoding succinate dehydrogenase flavoprotein subunit, which produces MAEKKIIVVGGGLAGLMSTIKAAEQGAHVDLFSIVPVKRSHSVCAQGGINGAVNTKGEGDSPWIHFDDTVYGGDFLADQPPVKAMTEAAPKIIHLLDRMGVMFNRTNEGLLDFRRFGGTLHHRTAFAGATTGQQLLYALDEQVRSFEVDGYVTKYEGWEFLGIVKDEDNAARGIVAQNITTSEIQSFGSDAVIMATGGPGIIFGKTTNSMINTGSAASIVYQQGVKYANGEFIQIHPTAIPGDDKLRLMSESARGEGGRIWTYKDGKPWYFLEEKYPDYGNLVPRDIATREIFDVCVNQKLGINGENMVYLDLSHKDPHELDVKLGGIIEIYEKFTGDDPRKVPMKIFPAVHYSMGGLYVDYDQMTNIDGLFAAGECDFSQHGGNRLGANSLLSAIYGGTVAGPNAVKYVENVEKSYVDMDESMYQRRVEEEQARFDKLLNMKGTENAYKLHRELGEIMTANVTVVRHNDNLLETDKKIVELMKRYHDIDMEDTSQWSNQAVFFTRQLWNMLVLARVITIGAYNRNESRGAHYKPEFPNRNDDEWLKHTLAEYKGPEEKPAFTYKPVDVSLIPPRKRDYTSKSKGGKK; this is translated from the coding sequence ATGGCAGAGAAGAAAATTATTGTTGTCGGAGGCGGACTAGCCGGTCTCATGTCAACAATTAAAGCAGCGGAACAGGGAGCGCATGTAGATTTATTCTCAATTGTTCCAGTAAAACGCTCTCACTCTGTTTGTGCGCAGGGTGGTATTAATGGAGCAGTCAACACTAAAGGTGAAGGTGATTCTCCATGGATACACTTCGACGATACAGTTTATGGGGGCGACTTTTTAGCGGATCAGCCTCCAGTTAAAGCCATGACTGAAGCAGCGCCGAAGATAATCCACTTATTAGACCGTATGGGTGTCATGTTTAACAGAACAAATGAAGGTTTATTAGACTTCCGACGTTTTGGTGGAACATTACATCACAGAACTGCTTTCGCGGGAGCAACAACAGGTCAACAGTTGCTATATGCATTAGATGAACAAGTGCGTAGCTTCGAAGTTGATGGCTATGTGACTAAATATGAAGGTTGGGAATTTTTAGGTATTGTTAAAGATGAGGACAATGCTGCACGTGGTATTGTTGCTCAAAATATCACAACTTCAGAAATCCAATCTTTCGGTTCAGATGCTGTAATTATGGCAACAGGTGGCCCGGGTATTATCTTCGGTAAAACAACGAACTCTATGATCAATACAGGTTCTGCAGCTTCGATTGTTTATCAACAAGGGGTTAAATATGCTAATGGTGAGTTTATCCAAATCCATCCAACTGCAATTCCAGGCGATGATAAACTTCGTCTTATGAGTGAATCCGCTCGTGGTGAAGGTGGACGTATTTGGACATACAAAGATGGTAAGCCGTGGTATTTCTTGGAAGAAAAATATCCTGACTATGGTAACCTCGTACCGCGTGATATTGCGACACGTGAAATTTTTGATGTCTGTGTCAACCAAAAGCTCGGTATCAATGGTGAAAACATGGTATACCTCGATTTATCGCATAAAGATCCACACGAATTAGATGTTAAGCTCGGTGGTATCATTGAAATTTATGAAAAATTTACTGGTGATGATCCACGTAAAGTACCAATGAAAATTTTCCCAGCGGTTCACTATTCGATGGGTGGCCTTTATGTAGATTATGATCAAATGACAAATATAGATGGGTTATTTGCAGCAGGAGAGTGTGACTTTTCACAACATGGGGGTAACCGCCTAGGTGCTAACTCACTCTTATCCGCAATATATGGCGGAACAGTAGCTGGACCGAACGCAGTTAAATATGTTGAAAATGTTGAAAAATCATATGTCGACATGGATGAAAGTATGTATCAACGTCGTGTAGAAGAAGAGCAAGCACGTTTTGATAAGTTGTTGAATATGAAAGGAACAGAAAACGCATATAAATTGCACCGTGAACTTGGTGAAATTATGACAGCGAATGTTACGGTAGTACGTCATAACGATAATCTTTTAGAGACGGATAAAAAGATTGTTGAATTAATGAAACGTTATCACGATATTGACATGGAAGATACATCACAATGGAGTAACCAAGCGGTCTTCTTTACACGTCAATTGTGGAATATGCTTGTACTCGCACGTGTGATTACAATTGGTGCTTACAATCGTAATGAATCACGTGGTGCACATTATAAACCTGAATTCCCGAACAGAAATGACGATGAGTGGTTGAAACATACATTAGCTGAGTATAAAGGACCAGAAGAAAAACCAGCATTCACATATAAACCAGTTGATGTGAGCTTAATTCCACCTCGTAAACGTGACTACACAAGTAAGTCAAAAGGGGGTAAAAAATAA
- a CDS encoding XTP/dITP diphosphatase has product MTDIVIASSNKGKINDFKVIFSDYNVIGINEIIEDFDVEETGTTFEENARLKSEAAAKALNKTVIADDSGLEVTALNGEPGVYSARYAGPEKNDEANIQKVLEGLEDKNDRTARFVCVISMTTAEGVTKTFRGTVEGEITLNKIGENGFGYDPIFLVPDQQKTMAQLTAEEKSDISHRRKAIDQLQAYIEGEAK; this is encoded by the coding sequence ATGACGGATATTGTTATTGCATCGTCAAATAAAGGTAAAATAAACGATTTTAAAGTTATTTTTTCAGATTATAATGTGATTGGAATCAATGAAATCATTGAAGACTTTGATGTAGAAGAAACAGGCACTACATTTGAAGAAAATGCACGTTTGAAATCTGAAGCGGCAGCTAAAGCTTTAAATAAGACTGTGATTGCTGATGATAGTGGTTTAGAAGTAACCGCTTTAAATGGCGAACCTGGCGTTTATTCAGCACGATATGCAGGACCAGAGAAAAATGATGAAGCTAACATTCAAAAAGTACTTGAAGGTTTAGAAGATAAAAACGATCGCACAGCTCGTTTTGTTTGTGTCATCAGTATGACCACTGCAGAAGGCGTGACGAAAACATTTAGAGGTACGGTTGAAGGGGAAATTACCTTGAACAAAATTGGTGAAAATGGATTTGGCTATGATCCTATTTTCTTAGTACCCGATCAACAAAAAACTATGGCGCAATTAACAGCTGAAGAGAAATCAGATATTAGTCATCGACGAAAAGCAATAGATCAACTACAAGCCTATATTGAAGGTGAGGCAAAATGA
- a CDS encoding TrmH family RNA methyltransferase has translation MEQITSIQNAKIKNFNKLKKKRERDKQGLAIIEGPHLIEAAFQSGIIIKQLFMIEPQRVDQGLIQHAEEVYEINQKVAESLSGTMTPQGVFAVIEKSEVNMKQAQQVLILDRIQDPGNLGTLIRTADAAGLDLVILTKGTADVYQDKVLRASQGSVFHIPIQVVDNVIDFIAHFDGPIYGTALEEATVYHQVATRQSHFGLIVGNEGQGVAPELLQHATQNLTIPIYGQAESLNVAVAAGILMFYLKG, from the coding sequence ATGGAACAAATCACATCTATACAAAATGCAAAAATCAAAAATTTTAATAAGTTAAAAAAGAAAAGGGAACGAGATAAACAAGGTTTAGCGATTATAGAAGGACCACATTTGATTGAGGCCGCTTTTCAAAGTGGTATTATCATCAAGCAATTATTTATGATTGAACCACAACGTGTCGACCAAGGGTTGATTCAACATGCTGAAGAAGTGTATGAAATCAATCAAAAAGTTGCTGAGAGTTTGTCAGGGACGATGACCCCACAGGGCGTTTTCGCGGTAATAGAAAAGTCTGAAGTGAATATGAAGCAAGCCCAACAAGTACTTATTTTAGATCGTATCCAAGATCCAGGGAATTTAGGTACGCTTATTCGAACAGCGGATGCTGCAGGCTTAGATTTAGTGATACTTACTAAAGGGACTGCAGATGTCTATCAAGATAAGGTTTTGCGTGCGAGTCAAGGAAGTGTTTTTCATATTCCTATCCAAGTTGTCGATAACGTTATAGATTTTATCGCTCACTTCGATGGCCCGATTTATGGAACAGCACTTGAAGAGGCAACAGTTTATCATCAAGTGGCTACACGCCAATCTCATTTTGGATTAATCGTTGGAAACGAAGGACAAGGGGTTGCACCTGAATTATTGCAACATGCGACTCAAAATTTAACCATCCCAATCTATGGACAAGCTGAAAGTCTAAATGTCGCAGTCGCTGCAGGGATTTTAATGTTTTATTTGAAAGGATAA
- the trxA gene encoding thioredoxin gives MALIEVKDSNFEEQINEGVKLVDFWATWCGPCKMIAPVLEDLAQDYDGKADILKLDVDQNQATAAKYEVMSIPTLIVFKDGEPVDKVVGFQPKENLAQVLDKHI, from the coding sequence ATGGCATTAATAGAAGTAAAAGATTCAAATTTTGAAGAACAAATTAATGAAGGTGTTAAATTAGTAGACTTTTGGGCAACTTGGTGTGGTCCATGTAAAATGATTGCGCCTGTTTTAGAAGACTTAGCGCAAGATTATGATGGTAAAGCTGATATCTTAAAATTAGATGTTGACCAAAACCAAGCAACAGCTGCAAAATACGAAGTAATGAGTATTCCAACACTTATCGTATTTAAAGATGGTGAGCCAGTTGATAAAGTTGTTGGTTTCCAACCAAAAGAAAATTTAGCTCAAGTTCTAGATAAACACATTTAA
- the zapA gene encoding cell division protein ZapA: MGEFKNRINVTINDQNYTILGEDDPEHIRYVADLVDGKIKELGRKNAGLDSVRKSVLTAVNVMHELVLLEEENARLREEIQRLKQRGN; encoded by the coding sequence ATGGGTGAGTTCAAAAATCGAATCAATGTAACGATTAATGATCAGAATTATACGATTTTAGGAGAAGACGATCCTGAACATATTCGTTATGTCGCTGACTTAGTAGATGGTAAAATAAAAGAGTTAGGACGCAAAAATGCAGGTTTGGATTCTGTTAGAAAATCTGTATTAACTGCAGTTAATGTTATGCATGAACTCGTACTCTTAGAAGAAGAAAATGCACGTTTGCGAGAAGAGATACAGCGTTTAAAACAAAGAGGCAACTAA
- the rpmF gene encoding 50S ribosomal protein L32: MAVPKRRTSKTRKNKRRTHIKLAVPGFQECGNCGEFKLAHRVCPSCGSYKGEEVVSK, translated from the coding sequence ATGGCAGTACCAAAAAGAAGAACTTCTAAAACAAGAAAAAACAAACGTCGTACTCACATTAAATTAGCAGTACCTGGTTTTCAAGAGTGCGGAAACTGTGGTGAATTTAAATTAGCTCACCGTGTATGCCCAAGCTGTGGTTCATACAAAGGTGAAGAAGTCGTTTCTAAATAA
- the racE gene encoding glutamate racemase has protein sequence MDKPIGVMDSGVGGLTVAKEIMRQLPNETIYYLGDVGRCPYGPRNQEEVKQFTIEMAMYLTQFDIKMLVIACNTATAVALEPLQKQLRIPVIGVIEPGARTAIMTTKNQNVLVLGTEGTIKSEAYREHIKRINPKVDVYGVACPGFVPLVEEMKYKDPTITNIIIHQTLKSWRQTDADTVILGCTHYPLLYQPIFDYFGKTKTVISSGLETAREVSALLTFSQEHANYDPHPKHRFFANGEVRYMTYIIKEWLNIDTQVERIHLGEEE, from the coding sequence ATGGATAAACCGATTGGTGTTATGGATTCGGGCGTTGGTGGCTTAACTGTTGCGAAAGAGATTATGAGACAGCTTCCTAATGAAACAATTTATTACTTAGGGGATGTTGGACGTTGTCCATATGGTCCGAGAAACCAAGAAGAAGTTAAACAGTTTACGATTGAAATGGCGATGTATTTAACACAGTTTGATATAAAAATGCTTGTAATTGCTTGTAATACGGCGACAGCCGTTGCTTTAGAACCTTTACAAAAGCAATTAAGAATTCCGGTTATCGGAGTGATTGAACCTGGGGCACGTACAGCGATTATGACAACTAAAAATCAAAACGTACTTGTCTTAGGGACAGAAGGAACAATTAAATCTGAAGCTTACAGAGAGCATATTAAGCGTATTAATCCTAAGGTAGACGTGTACGGTGTGGCATGTCCAGGCTTTGTCCCATTGGTAGAAGAAATGAAGTATAAAGATCCAACGATTACGAATATTATTATTCACCAGACGCTTAAGAGTTGGAGACAAACGGATGCGGATACAGTGATTTTAGGTTGTACCCATTATCCACTGCTTTATCAACCGATATTTGACTACTTTGGTAAAACGAAAACAGTCATTTCATCTGGTTTAGAAACAGCGAGAGAAGTGAGTGCACTTTTAACATTTAGTCAAGAACATGCCAACTATGATCCACATCCGAAACATCGTTTTTTCGCAAATGGGGAAGTGAGATACATGACTTATATTATTAAAGAATGGCTCAATATAGACACACAAGTAGAACGAATACATTTAGGTGAGGAGGAATAA
- the pheS gene encoding phenylalanine--tRNA ligase subunit alpha has protein sequence MVQNDEMTKIKHQAIEDIQQAEDEKSLQDVKVKYLGKKGLVTGLMKHMKDLPKEEKPAYGQQVNVVRQAIESDIEARQTVLAEAKLNQQLAEESIDVTLPGRKVANGAQHPLTRTIEEIEDLFLGLGYEIVTGYEVEQDYYNFEALNLPKSHPARDMQDSFYITEEILLRTHTSPVQARTMEKRQGQGPVKIICPGKVYRRDSDDATHSHQFTQIEGLVVDENIKMSDLKGTLELLAKSLFGADREIRLRPSYFPFTEPSVEVDVSCFKCKGKGCNVCKHTGWIEILGAGMVHPNVLEMAGFDSTKYSGFAFGMGPDRIAMLKYGIEDIRHFYTNDVRFLNQFKAVEDRGDQDVNI, from the coding sequence ATGGTGCAAAATGATGAAATGACGAAAATCAAACATCAAGCGATTGAAGACATTCAACAAGCAGAAGATGAAAAATCATTGCAAGATGTTAAGGTTAAATATCTAGGTAAAAAGGGGCTAGTCACTGGACTTATGAAACATATGAAAGACTTGCCTAAAGAAGAAAAACCGGCTTACGGTCAACAAGTGAATGTCGTTAGACAAGCGATTGAAAGTGACATTGAAGCACGACAAACTGTTTTAGCTGAAGCTAAATTAAATCAACAGCTTGCAGAAGAGTCAATTGATGTGACACTTCCAGGTAGAAAAGTTGCAAACGGTGCACAACATCCGTTAACACGGACTATAGAAGAAATTGAAGATTTATTTTTAGGCTTAGGTTATGAAATTGTTACAGGTTATGAAGTAGAACAAGATTACTATAATTTTGAAGCATTAAACTTACCGAAGTCACACCCAGCTAGAGATATGCAAGATAGCTTTTATATCACAGAAGAAATATTGCTTCGTACACACACATCACCTGTACAAGCGCGAACTATGGAAAAAAGACAAGGACAAGGTCCTGTTAAAATTATTTGTCCAGGTAAAGTTTATCGACGTGATTCAGACGATGCAACGCATAGTCATCAATTCACACAAATTGAAGGTCTCGTTGTAGACGAAAACATTAAAATGAGTGACTTAAAAGGAACGTTGGAGTTATTAGCGAAATCATTGTTCGGTGCTGATCGTGAAATTCGCTTACGCCCAAGTTATTTCCCGTTCACTGAACCATCAGTAGAAGTTGACGTGTCTTGTTTTAAGTGTAAAGGAAAAGGCTGTAATGTATGTAAACACACAGGCTGGATAGAAATTTTAGGTGCAGGCATGGTGCATCCCAACGTGCTAGAGATGGCAGGCTTTGATTCAACTAAATACTCTGGATTTGCTTTTGGTATGGGGCCAGACCGAATCGCAATGCTCAAATACGGTATAGAAGACATTCGTCATTTCTATACAAATGATGTGCGTTTCTTAAATCAATTTAAAGCAGTAGAAGATAGAGGTGACCAAGATGTTAATATCTAA
- a CDS encoding CvpA family protein, which yields MLLLLILIVIFLFAMTGFHRGGVASALHLGSTFFSLWVASRFYQPLSHYSKLFIPYPRTRAYETDFVVALDHHEARFNHIVVFLLIVIVIKTIMYLVINSFDQLFETQRMAMFNRLTGAFLACCSAFICLHYICFLFALFPDATLQNALAHSMTGQWFVTEVPLLSEFTLNLK from the coding sequence GTGTTATTATTATTAATTTTAATTGTCATATTTTTGTTTGCGATGACAGGATTTCATAGAGGCGGGGTTGCGAGTGCACTACATTTAGGAAGTACGTTTTTTTCGTTATGGGTGGCAAGTCGCTTTTATCAGCCACTTAGTCATTACTCTAAATTATTTATACCTTATCCGAGAACGCGTGCATATGAAACGGATTTTGTAGTAGCATTAGATCATCACGAGGCACGATTCAATCACATTGTGGTATTTCTCCTCATTGTGATTGTCATCAAAACAATTATGTATCTTGTGATTAACAGTTTTGACCAGCTGTTTGAGACGCAACGGATGGCAATGTTTAATCGTTTAACGGGTGCATTTTTAGCATGCTGTTCTGCATTCATTTGTCTGCATTATATCTGCTTTTTATTTGCGTTATTTCCAGATGCAACCCTTCAAAATGCATTGGCGCATTCTATGACAGGTCAGTGGTTCGTAACAGAGGTTCCACTTTTATCAGAGTTTACATTGAATTTAAAATAG
- the sdhB gene encoding succinate dehydrogenase iron-sulfur subunit, with translation MAETVEKQPTETKTSKKTVTLIIKRQKDQNSKPYEETFVIPYRDNMNVIAALMEIRRNPINDKGEKTTPVTWDMSCLEEVCGACSMVINGRARQSCSAIVDQLEQPIRLEPMNTFPVIRDLQVDRTRMFDNLKRMKAWVPIDGTYDLGPGPRMPEKKRQTAYELSKCMTCGVCLEVCPNVTSTNNFVGAQAISQVRLFNLHPTGAMTKDERLNALMDQGGLQACGNSQNCVQACPKGIPLTTSIAALNRETSFHMFKSFFGSDHEIE, from the coding sequence ATGGCAGAAACGGTAGAAAAACAACCAACTGAAACAAAAACTTCTAAGAAAACAGTTACGTTAATTATTAAACGTCAAAAAGATCAAAACTCAAAACCTTATGAAGAAACATTTGTTATTCCTTATCGAGATAACATGAATGTGATTGCTGCGTTAATGGAAATTCGTCGTAATCCGATTAATGACAAAGGGGAAAAAACAACACCTGTCACATGGGATATGAGTTGTTTAGAAGAGGTTTGTGGTGCGTGTTCAATGGTGATTAACGGGCGTGCACGTCAATCATGTTCTGCTATTGTTGATCAACTAGAACAACCGATTCGACTTGAGCCTATGAATACTTTCCCTGTTATCCGTGATTTACAAGTAGACCGTACACGGATGTTTGATAATCTTAAACGTATGAAAGCATGGGTACCTATTGATGGAACATATGACTTAGGCCCAGGACCTCGTATGCCAGAGAAAAAACGTCAAACAGCATATGAATTATCAAAATGTATGACTTGTGGGGTATGCTTAGAAGTATGTCCAAACGTGACAAGTACAAACAATTTTGTAGGCGCACAAGCTATTTCCCAAGTACGTTTATTCAACTTGCATCCAACAGGCGCTATGACTAAAGATGAACGTTTAAATGCGCTCATGGATCAAGGTGGCTTACAAGCATGTGGTAACTCACAAAACTGTGTGCAAGCTTGTCCTAAAGGTATTCCATTAACAACATCAATTGCTGCACTTAATCGTGAAACATCATTCCACATGTTCAAATCGTTCTTTGGTTCAGACCATGAAATTGAATAA